A region of Anguilla rostrata isolate EN2019 chromosome 10, ASM1855537v3, whole genome shotgun sequence DNA encodes the following proteins:
- the LOC135233690 gene encoding GTPase IMAP family member 4-like, which produces MASCKLSMDPENGFLTSDEEEEESACCKAQSQSALRIVLMGVRWAGKSSAGNIILGREEFDSKVGTVRCVRRQGETAGRQLVVVDTSGWVWHSAQDTAARVEQEIASSVSLCHPGPHAILLVIPTGSPGKGYKQAVRKHLELLSERVCNHTIVLFTQGDTTDQHIEKGGKSLQLLLEKY; this is translated from the exons atggcaTCTTGCAAGCTCAGTATGGACCCAG AAAATGGATTCCTCACGTCagatgaagaagaggaagaatcTGCCTGCTGTAAGGCACAGAGTCAGTCAGCTCTGCGGATTGTGCTCATGGGGGTGAGGTGGGCAGGGAAAAGTTCAGCTGGAAACATCATTttgggcagagaggagtttgaCTCCAAGGTAGGCACTGTGCGTTGTGTGAGGAGACAGGGTGAAACAGCTGGAAGGCAGCTCGTTGTGGTGGACACATCAGGCTGGGTGTGGCATTCAGCCCAAGACACTGCAGCAAGAGTTGAGCAGGAAATAGCCAGCAGTGTTTCACTATGCCACCCTGGTCCGCATGCTATCCTCCTAGTTATCCCCACAGGGTCACCGGGAAAAGGGTACAAGCAAGCAGTGAGGAAACACTTAGAGCTTCTTAGTGAGCGGGTCTGCAACCACACCATCGTGCTGTTCACCCAGGGAGACACCACAGATCAGCACATCGAGAAGGGAGGGAAGAGCCTCCAGCTGCTCTTAGAAAAGT attgA